From the Mus musculus strain C57BL/6J chromosome 10, GRCm38.p6 C57BL/6J genome, the window AGCCTTCGAGAAAACGGCTGTAAAGCTGTGGTCTCAACACCACGTCATCGAGTGGCGTTGCCTATGGATTTGTGCTCTTTACTTGGGTTTGTGGTTTTTTAAACTTTAGCtttgctctcagagactgaaaggCTGTATGTATTAGGGCCATGGAACCAGATAGGGAATTACTGCACAAATCTTCAAAGGCTATTTTGATTGCCCATTTACACAGGAGCGTGTTTCTATGGTCACCTTCAGTATCTGACAAGCAAAGGGACTCCCGAGGTCAAGCACAGTCAGCCTCATCTTGGCTCTGACTCTGGTTAGCAAGAGAAAGTTCACAGAGGGCAACACAGCCTTCAGCATTTCTGCCCTGCAGCTGAGCAACCACAAACATAAGCTTAAGTAAGGGACTGCTTGACCCAGAACTGAAAATAAGCACCTTCGTGTcacgtgtgcacatgtatacacacacacacacacacacacacacacacacacacacttttttgtttgggttttgaagacagggtcttgttctgtaactccagctgactggaatttgctgtgtagaccaggctggccttaaacttgtacCGATTAGCCCTTTCTTCTCCCATGCTTGGTTTACAGCTATCAGCTCCCACACCcagttgcttttttgtttttcttttagggtgCTCAGTTTTGGGCTTCACAACAGAATCAACTTACTCGACTGATGAGTTTCTTGGGCCAGAGAGGctgttcagtggttagagcaaactgctcttccagaggacccaagttcagcacTGGTACCCCTTTCCAGCAGCTCTCAAACACCTACAACTCTAAGAGATCTAACAttttttggcctccacaggtcCTTGCACTCCTGTGAACAgccatatacataatttaaaaaaaaaaaatgcccaggcgGGGTGGTACACACCACAGCACTGGagccagaggcaagtggatctcaaAATGAGCAAATCCTTTTAAAGGCGCAGGGCCAGGGATGGACGACACCTCCTTTGCTAAGGACTAACCTGAGGAGCCTGTTTGCTGCTCCATGAAAAGAGATGTATAATACTAGGAGGGCCGAGCATGCCTTCTATTTCCTCAGACAGATGGGGCTGGTCTCTAAGGGATTAATAGACTCTTCTGTCTACAAAACCTTGGGCTCTCCACGCAGACTTGAGCTCTGAAAGGCTACCTAGTTCCTGATGTGCCTTTCACCAGAACTCACCAATTCTGAGCTCTACTCTGCTTCAATCTACCCTTTAAATTCTTTTGTGAGCTGAGTAAgacaggtagtggtggcacacacctttaatctcagcagaggtaggtggatctctgtgaaatcATCTTGGGACTATattgggagttccaggacagacagccagggacacacagaaaaaccctgtctgggtttgggaggtgggaggtgggtgtAGAATTTTCTTgtgggctgggaatgtagctcagtggtaaggcCCTAGCACAGCATACAAAGCTTCAGTTAATAGTTCAGGACTGCATCTAGGACCACACTATCACTTTCAAAGACCTGTATTTTAAACCATGAGTCTtacttttgtcttttgagatgtACAACCAATACAACTCAAGTAAACCTTCTAATTAGCAGGAGCTCTAGCAAAACGGTAAGACTAAAACCAAAGGTCAAGTTCTAGTAGACGTCCTGGGAAACAGCACACATTCCCAGGAGGTTCTTCCTGAAGCAATACACATATAGCTCCCACTTCTTCCCAATAGCTAACGTGACACAAGGACTACCACAGAAGTCAGAGCTGGTACACTCTGGATCTTAACACAAACCTGTTACACACTAGAAAGTACACCTGCCTTTTCCTACCCTCCACTTTCAACAATGCACGGGGCCATTTCCTACTTCAGTAATGTATGGCTTTCCTCAATTCCACTCTATAAAGACCAGGCCAACCATGAAGGCCAGGTGTACTCTAAGGCCCCCAGTGGTACCATGATAACCCCAAGGACAAACTGGCCATTGACTGGCATCTTACACAAGGCAGTAGCTTCCTAAAAATACAGCATGCTTACAACTGTAGAGCAGTAGTGGCCCAGGGTTATGAAGGGTGGAGCTTCAACCCGGGGGAAACCTTTAACATAAGGATGGCAGGAGTTGGCTACCTCCTCCTGCTCCCAACCTCGAACCATAAAGGTGTCACTCTGACCTTATAAGGCTCCACCCATCCCACCCCGCAACAACCTACAGACGTTTCCTCCTTGCTTGGCCAATGGTAAGTGGCCACACAAATATTTCCCCATAGACCCTGGCCACCTCCCCAAGTACATAaataccccacccacccactcagatAACCCAAACCAGTTCTCTGCAGCTGTTCCCAGGTGTGCTCATTGCCCCCACACTCACTGCCTACTTAGATCCTGCATTGCACACACCCTCACCTAGCTAAGTGGACTCAGGTGGTGTACGACCAGTAGAGAATTACCAGTTCCTAACGAGTCCCATCACTTACCAGAGTAGTAAGTCCCCTCTCAGGAAAATCCCCTCCCATGAATCTGTTAACGCTCCCCTCATGTGTTCATATTCCGACTCCAGCTCTCTCCTCTCATCACCAGAGCTACTGTGCCCAGCCCCACCCAATCCACCAGTGTCCTGGTCCCCTCATTCTCACACACAGGCAGAACTTAGGGAGAGCTATCACACCCAGGCATGAAGGTCACACTGGGTAAAAAGCCTTGTTTTAAACTCGTAGTATGTTATTTGTTCATAAAAATAGGTAATAAACTAGGCTAAcaggatggttcagtggataaaggcacttccCATAGTAGGAGTCTGACACACTGAGGTATCATTTAATCCCCACAGGGTATAACCGACTCCATAATGTCTTTTGGCCACACCCACACTgtgacatacatgtgcacacacaaatcaattttaaaaattaaaaacagtgagAGCTGGGGTGAGTATGATCCAAACACaagtttcaatttttttaaaaaaagtttacgTAATAAATAATGTTATAGACACATACAATATGCTGTATATGGTGGTACCTGCCTATAATCACAGCACGTGGAAGGCTGAGACCAGCCCGGGCTATAGTGTGAAATTTTGTTACACCCTCATTCAAATAAGCAACAAATTTTTATCAGGAAACCGAACAGCCTCAAGTAGAGCAATTCTCTTTAGTAAACAACCATAAGAAAGTGCTCGTAGTCAGTCAGGTCAATTTTTCTtaattctctttgattttttcccCTGGTCGTCTACTCCATTCTCTGCAGGTCGCTTCTTCAACCCCTTCATTTTCCTCGTTTGTAGTTTGCTTAAGTCTTGCTTTTGCATATGAATCCTTCCAAATGTTGTGCCAAAAGTATCCTGAGAgatattctttctcttctttggctataaaacaagaagaatatatatatataatgtatatatatatatatacatacacacacacacagatttatgtattatgtaatttttaaatggcTTTCACTGTATGAACTGATAAAAATGTAGCACataaggctgggcgtggtggcgcacgcctttaatcccagcactcgggaggcagaggcaggccgatttctgagttcgaggccatccctgtctacagagtgagttccaggacagccagggctacacagagaaaccctgtctcaaaaaaacaaacaaacaaacaaaacaaaaaacaaaaaatgtagcaCATAACCCTTAGTGACAATTCCCACTGTGACGCCTCTCAGCAGCACAAAGGACACAGCTCTTCACAGCTTTCTCATCTAGAGATCATGGGATACAAGTTCTCAGCCAGAGCCCAACAACGCTGCCATCTGGGTAAATGTCAGGTCATCTGGCAAGACTCAGGATGCACTGACCACTGTACCAAGACAGTTTGCCATGTTCAGCTTCAGCAGTTTCTCAGTTCAATGTGTACTAGTATCCAGAGTTAAAATCTCTACTGttgctttaaaacatttttttatttgttatttatgtgtatgcaggGATCCGTGGAGGCCACCAGGAGCTTACAGGTGGTTGAGAGCCCAATGGATGCTGAAACtcaaaactctggtcctctggaacagTAACAAGTACTTTTAACCTTACCCCTTCTATTTGTTTCTGATACAatttaaaagtcaaaacaaaGCTGGGCCTGGTACTGCATGCCTACAATCCAGCACTTCCAGCAGTTGAAGGTCTGAGACGGAAGAATCAGAGGTCACGGCCAGCCTAGACTATGCATCTAGAAGCACAGCTCTCAACCCAGTCTTCATGGTGCCCACAAGACTCTAGGTTTGCAGAAAATGGCAGTCTTGGCCACAAGAAAACTGTCAGCCAAACTAGACCCTGGCTCCTGCAACTCTGTATGGCCTGGACATCTGGATgggctctttctcctctcctggctCAGAGCCTAGCCCGTATCCATTTCACTCATCTTTTCACGCATCTTTTTAATATAACACCACAAAACCTTGCTGgccagtgtggaatacagaaataaacacagaaactCTGTACCATCTATGCATCCAGAGAAATATTTTATATGCGTTGTGTAATTCATAACAAGGGGTTTTCTTTTAGGCTTTGTTAACTGAAtgctcctctcctcctccactgCATAGTTAAAGCATGCATTCACACTGTGTAAACATTCACAGAAGACTTTTTCTCCTGTGTTGTTGACTCTTTAAACATAACAGGTATTATTAAAATTAACtgttaactggaaaaaaaaaaagaaagaagaagctgtGTACCTTGAGAGCCTTGGGCACTTTCATGGACAGTTTATAAAGGTCATCTGATGCTAGGTGTGTCCTCCTCATGACCAGGTCCAGTGATGGTCCCATCTCTTCTAGCTCGATTCGCGGTGTTCTGCACCCAGATTTCTTCAACAGCAGCCTTTATGAATGGGGAGAAGGGGGACtgctttaattctttttaaaagtccttCTCTGAAATAACTTTGTTGAGAGTTTTGTAGCTTCAAATAATAAGTTGCAAAAGCCAAAGCTCTTCTTAAAACATGTTGGGCATTCATGCCAAGTGCAtcttttgtttaagtttttaaaaattggaacatGAAATTATGTGGTATTGTTAAGAAACaagttcttgggctggagagatggctcagtgggtaagaacactgactgctcttccagaggtcctgagttcaaatcccagcaaccacatggtggctcacaaccatctgaaatgagatctgacacccttttctggtgtgtctgaaaacagctacagtatacttagtcataataataactaaatataaaaaaaagtttttttaaataaagaaacaagtTCTTAAACAATCCAGTGGCAGAACACATGAATGTTTGCACAAGGCTCCAAGTGTGATGCCACCAGAATAAGAACTGTAACTGGCCTTTAGAAAGTAACACTGCCATCTCCAACACTGTCTGAGTTACGTCAACCCACTCCCAATCAGCCTTTCCCCGTAGCACATTAATGACGTCCGTAGACTGCAGCAAACCTAAACACCCTAATAGCTAAACTACAACCTCTTCAACACACTGTGTCCAACAGAACTCCTGATCTGGAGAAATCTGGGGCAGCAGAGGGAGGAAGAATGGGGAGCTGGGCACAGACAGAGTCAAGACAGAGAACACAAAGTCTTAAGATTCTCTTTGTATTATGAACATATTACTAACACAAATCCAGGGGACTCACCATGATGCTTTACATGGACACATCCTGTGTATCCACGATGTTTACCAGGTTTTCTTTTACAGCCCCACTTCCAGTCACTAATCACCTCTCTTTCAGTCTCAGGCACACAACTCATCTCACCCCAGttgttttctgagtgctgggaatcccagcacttgggaaatggaggcCTGAGGACCAGTtaaaggccattctctgctacacagtgacttcaaggccagtctggcctatgtgaagccttgtctcaataaaacaacaataatgggagagagggaggtagggagggagagagataaatATTAACCCCAAATCTGAATATTATATTTAGCAACCACATTTAATAGAGCAGTTAAGTCCCATAAGTAAAAAGCTGAGGGGGGTGAGGGGTTGGCAGGGAGCTATTTACTGACAGAACAATGTTCAGAAAAGATTAGCACTGGACAAAAAGCTGTTACAGAAGCAACAGACGACATGGGCAATGAGAAGGAACAGAACAGTTAAGGAAGGCCCAAGAGAGTTAACAGTGGGAATCTACGTATACAGATAGCCACCAAGACAGTGTCAAGACTTTTGTTATCCACGGTAGACATGGGAAGAGCTTAGTGACCATGGCCATGAAGAAAGCAGTTGCTAAGGAGGCTTGAGCCCACCTAGCACATCCTTTAATAAACCTTTATCCGCTGGGGCACAGAAGGGTAGATAGACGAGAAGAGGCAAACACTTAGCTTCATCTGCAGTCTGTTTTATAAAAGGAGTGTCGGGGATGCTAACCTCAAAGGCAAAGTTTTAGCATGGCACTATCTCCATCAATAAAAACGGAGTCTGGCTGGAAGCAGTAGGTcaggcctgcagtcccagcacttcagctgaggcaggcagactgCAAGTCTGAGGCCCACTGGGGTGCATGACGAGTTCAAGACCACCTGAAGCTACACCAGAGATGGTGCTTCAAAAACTCAAACAAGAAAGCACTCTGCTTGCTGGGATTTACATTCACAGTAACACTGTGCTGGGATTAGGGCAGAAACCTAGTGTACGAGAGCATCACTGTAGTCAGCCATACTTTCTACCTGTTTTAGGTCGTAGCTTTCAAATCTAACTGGCCTCACTGGGGTTGAGACAGCACAAAAATCTCGGACAAACCCTAGGCTCACAATAGATGACCAGGAACCCAGGAAGAGTGAGTTCCCCAGGTCACGGTTAGCAGGAAGGGAGCTGGAGGGAGGTCAGGGCACAGGCCCTGCCACTGTTATCTGCAAACTCGTAACCTGAGAACTCCAAAACACACTCCGAGGTGCACTTACTTATAGCTTCGGAAGTAAACCTTCCCATTCAGTGCAGTGAAGTGCAGAACATACTCTAATCCAGCCAGCCGGACGTTCGATACTGTGGGGCCTCTGAAGAAATCTGAAAGCACATATTTGGTTGTTAAAGAGAACTATTTCAAAATTCAGCTACAAAGTGCCATCTTTTtaatgggggtgtgtgtgtgtatggggacaCATACAATTCCTCAGGAGCCCTAGCGTGTGccggcctgtctctgcctccccagcacctggACTATGACCAAGCTGAAGCACACAACTAGCCCTTGAGTTAGTTCCCCAGTCCTACTCTAGCTTGCTTTGTGATGTGTAACAATTAAtgtcagtctggcctcaaaccccAACAATAAGGATAACTCTGATGTAGAGGGAGGTctggttccctaattggttcAAGAAGGCCTGGAGCCAATTGCTGGATGGTATAGGGGAGACTTTGgggtcccaggaggaaaatgGAGACACAAGGAGAGAGGGGTTTTTCAGCCATGATTTGGAAGGAGCAGCACGCAGCAATCATGTAAGATCTCCAGGCAGGCAGGCTGCCAGAGATGTCTGGCAGGGGCTGATTTGGAACAGGCCACTGAGTTTAGGGCAGGAGGAGAGACGGGAATAATAAAATGTTATTGCATTTCCAAAGCAGGAGGTATTTGAACTCAGCAACTGTGCCAGCAGGCAAATTCTAAAGTAATAAAGCtgtctgagtatttttgttttgtttttgtttttatttttttatctgcagagcAAAGGTGGGTAGGAGAAAGAAGATGGGTTGGGGGATGGTTGTGATCGATCATGGGCTAAGCCAGGAGGAACaaaaggggacagggaggagtAACAGCTCTGTTGCAGCTCCCAGGAAAGGCGgtagtatgctttttttttttttttttaaagatttattttattaatatatgtaagtacactgtagctgtcttcagacactccagaagagggagtcagatcttgttgcggatggttgtgagccaccatgtggttgctgggatttgaactttggacctttggaagagcagtcgggtgctcttacccactgagccatctcaccagcccggtagtatgctttttaaaatgatacatggggctggtgagattgctcagAGAGTAAGAACAccaattgctcttccaaaggtcctgagttcaaatcccagcaaccaaatggtggctcacaaccatccgtaacaagatctgacgccctcttctggaatgtctgaagacagctacagtgtacttacatataataaataaataaatatttttttaaaaaaatgatacatAATACTCTGAACTCTCTCAACTCCTGACTccagagtgccaggattaaatgcATGCACAAAATAAACCTATTCTTTGTTTACTATCATCCTTACAGACAGTAACAGGAacagtaacatttaaaaaaa encodes:
- the Rpf2 gene encoding ribosome production factor 2 homolog isoform 2 (isoform 2 is encoded by transcript variant 2) encodes the protein MLIKGGNANATVTQVLRDMYALKKPYGVLYKKKNITRPFEDQTSLEFFSKKSDCSLFMFGSHNKKRPNNLVIGRMYDYHVLDMIELGIEKFVSLKDIKTSKCPEGTKPMLIFAGDDFDVTEDFRRLKNLLIDFFRGPTVSNVRLAGLEYVLHFTALNGKVYFRSYKLLLKKSGCRTPRIELEEMGPSLDLVMRRTHLASDDLYKLSMKVPKALKPKKRKNISQDTFGTTFGRIHMQKQDLSKLQTRKMKGLKKRPAENGVDDQGKKSKRIKKN